In Bacteroidales bacterium, one genomic interval encodes:
- a CDS encoding energy transducer TonB, giving the protein MRKIFFVIFLLSNSIIYCQENDTQKKSSDNINFTFKTDQEPYYPKGDAEFITFFYKNIKFSDEAIDNKLSGEVMVSFDVMPDSTLADINILKGVDSFIDAEVLRILKEIKYAPGIIDGTKTKMNVILYIPIKAQ; this is encoded by the coding sequence ATGAGAAAAATATTTTTTGTGATTTTCCTTTTATCAAATTCAATTATTTATTGCCAGGAAAACGACACACAGAAAAAAAGTTCCGATAATATAAACTTTACTTTTAAAACCGATCAGGAGCCATATTATCCAAAAGGTGATGCAGAATTCATAACTTTTTTTTATAAAAATATTAAGTTTTCCGACGAGGCTATTGATAATAAATTAAGCGGAGAAGTAATGGTAAGCTTTGATGTTATGCCCGATAGTACCCTAGCCGATATTAATATTTTAAAGGGAGTTGATTCTTTCATCGATGCGGAAGTTTTACGTATATTGAAAGAAATAAAATATGCTCCCGGAATTATTGATGGAACAAAAACAAAAATGAATGTAATTCTTTATATTCCTATCAAAGCTCAATAA